A part of Pseudoalteromonas arctica A 37-1-2 genomic DNA contains:
- a CDS encoding two-component system response regulator gives MHSNYLANSNGLTTEKKHKPLILIVDDEPSNLHVLVEGLLTDYDVRISTSGEQALIFIESTRPDLILLDIMMPGMDGYEVCNILKAKQNTKGIPVIFVTALTEEESEEKGFAMGAIDYIHKPYKLALVRARIRTHITAQGMLDRLIEKNFDLHDKLLEIESLIQELSQREEELKELSSKQKLFYQALTGTADGVVITDSNGKIIAVNPSFCRITGYSESDSLQMQLHDIKQNNHPSISFDQVWHHANQAGYWSGELVTRRKNGELYPELLTLSMVRGEQDTNVHYIGVFSDISSVKITQERIHYLTWHDELTGLPNRNGFLKQLEQQLQVCSTENSYAYIYIIDIDSFHSINDGLGLLAGDNILKELTKRIHSKVNKKDVIARLGSDEFAVLCTVEKGVGRIRAQAMAENKAQELIISVNHPFVVDEQDVSLTVSIGTYIFPREDQWESAIETIRNCEAACYKAKEKGGNRVTFFDTSFGEQAKRRFEIEQDLRKAISNNELSLYLQSQFDRSQTLKGAEVLLRWEHPQKGFISPGEFISIAEESDIIYDLDCWVTSNALEILTQLSKTHPELNLSINVSGRHFHEARFLSFISQQIKQHSINPQQLTIEIIEGTLLNHMEAAIEAVHFIKKLGIRVSIDDFGTGYSSLTYLKQLPIQELKIDRSFVLEAPTDNNDKLIIDMIVSLGRLFELEIVAEGVENQSHFDLLQEYPEVILQGYYLHRPEPASDWLEKLN, from the coding sequence GTGCATTCAAATTACCTCGCAAACAGTAATGGATTAACCACAGAGAAAAAACATAAACCTTTAATTCTTATTGTTGATGACGAACCTAGTAATTTACACGTATTAGTAGAAGGACTTTTAACTGACTACGATGTACGTATTTCTACTAGTGGTGAGCAGGCTTTGATCTTTATTGAGTCAACTCGGCCTGACTTGATTTTATTAGACATAATGATGCCTGGCATGGACGGCTACGAAGTATGTAATATACTCAAAGCGAAACAAAATACCAAAGGCATCCCCGTCATATTTGTAACTGCGCTTACCGAAGAAGAGTCTGAAGAAAAAGGCTTTGCTATGGGCGCAATTGACTACATACACAAACCTTACAAGCTAGCGCTCGTTAGAGCACGCATTCGCACTCATATTACCGCTCAAGGCATGCTAGATAGGCTTATCGAAAAAAACTTTGACCTGCACGACAAGCTACTTGAAATAGAATCACTAATACAAGAGCTAAGCCAGCGTGAAGAAGAATTAAAAGAGCTCTCATCAAAACAAAAATTATTTTATCAAGCCCTAACGGGAACCGCTGATGGCGTTGTTATTACCGACAGTAACGGAAAAATCATTGCCGTAAACCCTTCATTTTGCCGGATTACAGGTTACTCTGAATCTGACTCCCTGCAAATGCAGTTGCACGATATTAAACAAAATAACCACCCTAGTATTAGCTTTGATCAAGTATGGCATCATGCAAACCAAGCAGGATATTGGAGTGGAGAGCTAGTAACCAGACGAAAAAATGGCGAGCTTTATCCTGAGTTATTAACTCTTAGTATGGTAAGAGGCGAGCAAGATACCAACGTGCACTATATTGGTGTATTTAGTGATATTTCTAGCGTTAAGATAACGCAAGAAAGAATTCACTACCTCACATGGCATGATGAACTTACAGGTTTGCCCAACCGAAATGGTTTTTTAAAGCAGTTGGAGCAGCAACTTCAGGTTTGTAGTACCGAAAATAGTTATGCCTATATTTATATTATTGACATAGACAGCTTCCACTCAATAAATGATGGATTAGGCCTACTCGCTGGCGATAACATTTTAAAAGAATTAACTAAACGAATTCATTCTAAGGTGAATAAAAAAGATGTTATTGCTCGCTTAGGCAGTGATGAATTTGCAGTACTGTGTACAGTTGAAAAAGGCGTTGGCAGGATCAGAGCCCAAGCTATGGCTGAAAATAAAGCCCAAGAACTGATCATAAGTGTAAACCACCCCTTTGTCGTTGATGAACAAGACGTTAGCTTAACAGTAAGTATTGGCACGTATATTTTTCCTCGGGAAGATCAGTGGGAAAGTGCTATAGAAACAATCCGTAACTGTGAGGCGGCTTGTTACAAAGCAAAAGAAAAAGGCGGTAATAGAGTTACCTTTTTTGATACTTCGTTTGGCGAGCAAGCAAAACGCCGTTTTGAAATAGAGCAAGATTTACGTAAAGCAATCTCAAATAATGAGTTATCCCTATATTTACAATCCCAATTTGACCGAAGCCAAACCCTTAAAGGGGCTGAGGTTTTATTAAGATGGGAGCATCCTCAAAAAGGCTTCATTAGCCCTGGTGAGTTTATATCTATAGCCGAAGAGTCAGATATAATTTATGACTTAGATTGCTGGGTAACTTCAAATGCACTTGAAATATTAACGCAACTTAGTAAAACTCACCCTGAGTTAAACCTATCAATTAATGTAAGTGGCAGGCACTTTCATGAAGCGCGTTTTTTAAGCTTTATTAGCCAACAAATAAAGCAACATAGCATTAATCCTCAGCAACTCACTATTGAGATAATTGAAGGTACATTGCTTAATCACATGGAAGCGGCTATTGAGGCTGTTCACTTTATCAAGAAGCTAGGTATTAGGGTATCAATTGATGACTTTGGTACTGGATATTCGAGTTTAACTTACCTTAAACAATTACCCATACAAGAACTAAAAATTGACCGTTCTTTTGTATTGGAAGCACCGACTGATAATAACGATAAGCTAATTATTGATATGATTGTAAGCTTAGGCCGTTTATTTGAACTCGAGATAGTTGCTGAAGGTGTAGAGAACCAGTCCCACTTTGATTTATTGCAAGAATATCCAGAAGTTATTCTTCAAGGCTATTATTTACACAGGCCTGAACCTGCAAGCGACTGGCTTGAAAAACTAAATTAA
- a CDS encoding glutamate-5-semialdehyde dehydrogenase, with amino-acid sequence MSLITDISRQTAKAAHTLALLDTETKNQVLVEMAAALREQKAFIIKENESDLSAARDNNLAASMIDRLTLNDERIEAMAEGIEVIVSLDDPVGQLRDITERPNGIKIRKMRVPLGVVCMIYEARPNVTADAGALCFKSGNGVILRGGKEALKSSQAIASVMHSVLEKHNLPVSLISVIPDPDRALLMELMQQRESIDLIIPRGGEGLINFVTENSTIPVIQHYKGVCHLYVDKDADLEIALNLLLNGKTQRTGVCNALEGLVVHQDVADEFLNLCAVVLRQEGVKINADSFAAKYFDNATVLADNEFGEEYLDLEIAIRVVPNFTAAVEHIAQFGSNHTEVICTKNAAAAELFQRSVDASVVMVNTSSRFSDGSQLGLGAEIGIATSKLHAYGPMGLESLTTEKYLVNGEGQVRE; translated from the coding sequence ATGAGTTTAATTACGGACATTTCACGCCAGACAGCTAAAGCTGCCCATACACTTGCTTTACTCGATACCGAGACTAAAAATCAAGTACTAGTTGAAATGGCAGCGGCATTAAGAGAGCAAAAAGCATTTATAATCAAAGAAAACGAAAGTGACCTAAGCGCAGCACGCGACAATAACTTAGCAGCCTCAATGATCGACCGCTTAACGCTAAACGATGAGCGTATTGAAGCAATGGCAGAAGGTATTGAAGTAATCGTAAGCCTGGACGATCCTGTTGGTCAGCTACGTGATATTACAGAGCGTCCAAATGGCATTAAAATTCGTAAAATGCGCGTACCTCTTGGCGTTGTATGTATGATTTACGAAGCACGCCCAAATGTAACAGCAGACGCTGGCGCATTATGTTTTAAATCAGGTAATGGCGTAATTTTACGTGGCGGTAAAGAAGCACTTAAAAGTTCGCAAGCTATCGCAAGTGTAATGCACAGCGTACTTGAAAAGCATAACTTACCAGTATCACTTATTTCAGTGATTCCAGATCCAGATCGTGCACTATTAATGGAATTAATGCAGCAACGTGAAAGCATTGACTTAATAATTCCACGTGGCGGTGAAGGCTTAATTAACTTTGTTACTGAAAACAGTACGATTCCAGTAATTCAGCATTACAAAGGCGTTTGTCATCTATATGTAGATAAAGATGCAGACCTAGAAATTGCGCTTAACTTACTACTTAACGGTAAAACGCAGCGTACCGGTGTTTGTAATGCACTTGAGGGCTTAGTAGTTCATCAAGATGTTGCAGATGAGTTTTTAAATCTGTGCGCAGTTGTATTACGCCAAGAAGGTGTAAAAATAAATGCTGACAGCTTTGCAGCTAAATACTTTGATAATGCAACTGTGTTAGCCGATAACGAATTTGGTGAAGAATATCTAGACCTAGAAATCGCTATTCGCGTTGTACCAAACTTTACGGCAGCGGTTGAACACATTGCACAGTTTGGATCAAACCACACTGAAGTAATTTGCACTAAAAACGCAGCCGCTGCAGAGTTATTCCAGCGTAGTGTCGATGCTTCTGTAGTGATGGTTAATACATCATCTCGCTTTTCTGATGGCTCACAGCTGGGTCTAGGCGCAGAGATTGGTATAGCAACTTCTAAGCTTCATGCATACGGCCCTATGGGACTTGAGTCACTGACTACTGAGAAGTACTTAGTGAATGGTGAAGGCCAAGTTCGCGAGTAA
- the proB gene encoding glutamate 5-kinase, with the protein MQKLNWRRIVLKVGSALIAPDQDGCRSRYILTIAQFIVRCRARGIEVILVSSGSVAAGAHLFPSDKPRSVVMKKAMAAAGQTEMIAMWDRFFDFPSAQLLLTHGDLRDRERYQSIRETVFTLLEHGVFPIINENDAVTTDDLRVGDNDNLSAMVAAAADADALLIFSDVDGLYDKNPNLHDDAVLLPEIKSIDESIYAMAGCATSAVGTGGMKTKIEAAEKATSHGIATYIINGFKEETFTKLLAGENPGSVFLPYEKPMQDSVHWMTHTANEQGEVVVDGSFDESLEGESGCIRGDEIMEVHGEFAVGDTILVRSEDGTRLAKATANYSSCLLNFIADNEQSEFSEKMQDSIGPVISEKHIALLEKS; encoded by the coding sequence ATGCAAAAGTTAAATTGGCGACGTATCGTACTTAAAGTAGGTAGTGCATTAATTGCACCAGATCAAGATGGCTGCCGTTCGCGTTACATATTAACCATCGCACAGTTCATTGTTCGTTGTCGTGCCCGTGGAATCGAGGTGATTTTAGTATCATCGGGTTCTGTAGCGGCTGGAGCGCATTTATTCCCATCAGACAAACCTCGCTCTGTGGTGATGAAAAAAGCAATGGCAGCAGCAGGCCAAACAGAAATGATCGCCATGTGGGACCGCTTTTTTGACTTTCCATCTGCGCAACTATTATTAACGCACGGCGATTTACGTGACCGCGAGCGTTACCAAAGTATTCGCGAAACAGTGTTTACTTTGCTTGAGCATGGTGTTTTTCCTATCATTAATGAAAATGATGCTGTAACTACCGACGACTTAAGAGTGGGTGATAACGACAACTTATCAGCAATGGTCGCAGCAGCAGCCGATGCCGATGCTTTATTAATATTCTCAGACGTTGATGGGTTATATGATAAAAACCCTAACTTACATGATGATGCGGTGTTACTGCCTGAAATAAAATCAATTGATGAATCTATTTATGCTATGGCAGGATGTGCTACAAGTGCTGTTGGTACTGGTGGCATGAAAACCAAAATAGAAGCGGCAGAAAAAGCAACGTCACATGGTATCGCGACTTATATTATAAACGGCTTTAAAGAAGAAACATTTACGAAACTGCTAGCTGGGGAAAATCCTGGTAGCGTATTTTTACCGTACGAAAAGCCGATGCAAGATTCTGTACATTGGATGACACACACAGCAAATGAGCAAGGTGAAGTTGTTGTTGATGGATCATTTGATGAATCCCTTGAAGGTGAAAGTGGATGTATTCGCGGTGATGAAATCATGGAAGTCCATGGTGAATTTGCTGTTGGTGATACCATTTTAGTACGTAGTGAAGACGGTACGCGTTTAGCTAAAGCGACCGCAAATTATAGTAGCTGTTTGTTAAACTTTATTGCAGACAACGAACAGAGTGAATTCAGCGAAAAAATGCAGGATTCAATTGGACCAGTTATATCTGAAAAACATATCGCATTATTGGAGAAGTCATGA
- a CDS encoding cation:proton antiporter: MSAIYIAGIALCSVLAQWVAWAFRVPAILFLLLTGLLLGPFSGVLDPDALLGDLLFPVVSLSVAIILFEGSLTLHFRELKGIGKVVRNLCSIGMLTTCIIISLSAYWLLELNWRVAAVLGAVLVVTGPTVIAPLLNSMRPTQDIDRILRWEGIVIDPIGALFAVLVFEAVMLVGQGEVFSHTIIALVKTLGVGLSIGVAAGWLTTLLMRREWLPFELHKFGILALVLISFSVSNYLSHESGLLAVTVFGIWLANQDDLEIDSVLEFKEDLSMILISTLFILLAARLQLSDLMMLDSDVFIFLAIVLFVARPLCIAISTFGTDLPMKSRLVLAWIAPRGIVAAAVGSVFALSMMEAGVADAEKMVPLIFTVIIITVVLQSLTAIPVAKLLGVRQPSPNTILIIGANHVSRAIGRGLQEQNIPVHLSDPAWENCRMARMDGLACYYGNPQSEHAERYLPLTTIRSVLALSPNRHHNALGVQYFSHLLNEKNVFSLRSSTSHAKANKDSATFLSRQILFGDEGSYARLSSIIAKGGKVSSTRISDEFSWEQYLEMNPEAIPLFILKGDKDSDDDTPIKLRPFTINMEKPPQEGERVVALQPPKMSVLKDPQTKAKEES; encoded by the coding sequence ATGTCAGCAATTTACATAGCCGGTATCGCACTTTGCTCTGTGCTTGCCCAATGGGTCGCGTGGGCTTTTAGAGTACCCGCTATTCTTTTTTTATTGCTTACTGGTCTTTTACTTGGACCATTTAGTGGTGTTTTAGACCCTGATGCACTTTTAGGTGATTTACTGTTTCCGGTAGTATCACTAAGCGTTGCCATCATTTTATTTGAAGGTTCCTTAACTCTGCATTTCAGAGAATTAAAAGGGATAGGAAAAGTTGTAAGGAATCTCTGCTCAATCGGTATGCTTACTACCTGTATTATTATTAGCCTAAGTGCCTACTGGTTGCTTGAGCTTAACTGGCGTGTTGCTGCGGTACTAGGCGCAGTACTCGTTGTTACTGGCCCTACCGTTATAGCACCGCTATTAAACTCAATGCGCCCAACACAAGATATAGACCGCATACTTCGTTGGGAAGGTATTGTAATAGATCCAATTGGCGCATTATTTGCTGTATTGGTATTTGAAGCTGTAATGCTTGTAGGCCAAGGCGAAGTATTTAGTCATACTATTATTGCTTTAGTTAAAACCCTAGGTGTTGGTTTAAGTATTGGTGTTGCCGCAGGTTGGCTAACAACCCTATTAATGCGTCGCGAGTGGCTGCCATTCGAATTACATAAGTTTGGAATTTTAGCACTAGTCCTTATTAGTTTTTCTGTATCAAATTATTTAAGCCATGAATCAGGCTTATTAGCAGTAACTGTATTTGGTATTTGGCTTGCGAACCAAGATGATTTAGAAATAGATTCTGTACTTGAGTTTAAAGAAGACTTGTCGATGATTTTGATATCGACGCTGTTTATTTTACTTGCAGCACGTTTACAGCTTTCTGATTTGATGATGCTCGACAGCGATGTATTTATATTTTTAGCTATTGTGCTTTTTGTTGCACGCCCACTGTGCATTGCTATTTCGACCTTTGGTACTGACTTACCAATGAAGTCTCGCTTGGTACTTGCCTGGATTGCTCCACGCGGTATAGTTGCCGCAGCCGTTGGGTCGGTATTTGCACTAAGTATGATGGAAGCTGGCGTTGCTGATGCTGAAAAGATGGTGCCACTTATATTTACGGTGATCATCATTACGGTTGTGCTGCAAAGCTTAACAGCCATCCCTGTTGCAAAGCTATTAGGTGTACGCCAACCATCGCCAAACACAATATTAATTATTGGTGCAAACCATGTATCACGTGCAATTGGACGTGGCTTACAAGAGCAGAATATTCCGGTTCACCTCTCAGACCCTGCATGGGAAAACTGCAGAATGGCACGTATGGATGGCTTAGCTTGTTATTATGGTAACCCGCAATCAGAGCATGCTGAACGCTACTTACCTCTAACAACTATTCGCAGTGTCTTAGCGCTATCGCCAAACCGTCATCATAATGCGCTAGGCGTTCAATACTTTTCGCATTTACTTAATGAAAAAAATGTATTTTCGCTTCGCTCATCAACGTCGCATGCTAAAGCAAATAAAGACAGCGCAACGTTTTTATCTAGACAAATATTGTTTGGCGACGAAGGCTCATACGCTCGTTTGAGCAGTATCATAGCTAAAGGCGGTAAGGTTAGTTCAACACGTATCTCGGATGAGTTTAGCTGGGAGCAATACCTAGAAATGAACCCTGAGGCTATCCCTTTGTTTATTCTTAAAGGTGATAAAGACAGCGACGACGATACGCCAATTAAGCTAAGACCGTTTACAATCAACATGGAAAAACCGCCGCAAGAAGGCGAGCGTGTTGTTGCATTACAGCCGCCTAAAATGTCGGTCTTAAAAGACCCGCAAACAAAGGCTAAAGAAGAAAGTTAA